ACTGATGCTTCGTCCACTTTTGAAACTTCTTAGGCTTAATTTGATCCCACTTAAGTGAATAAGTTAGATCTTGCTCACGATTTTCAGCGTAGGCCATTGGATCTGGTATTACGATATCAGGAGTTACACCCTTATATTGAGTTGAACCACCTGTTATACGATAGAACTTTTGGATTGTAAGCTTTAGAGCACCAAACTTCTCACCAAGCATTTTATCAAGGCCTTGATCAAGGTTGTAAACAACTTGTACTGTACCTTTACCGTGAGTAACTTCACCACCAACTACGACAGCTCTTTTATAATCTTGCATTGCTGCTGCTAGAATTTCAGATGCCGAAGCAGAGTAACGGTTAACCATAACAATTAATGGCCCATCATATTCAACCTCAGGATCTGTATCAGCAAGTGTTTCTACTTGGTGCATATAGTTCTTCGTTTGAACAATTGGACCCTTCTTAATAAATAGCCCAGACATTAATTGTGCATCAGTTAAAGCTCCACCACCATTATTTCTAAGATCAAGAATAATTCCATTAACCTTCTGTTTCTTAAGTCTCTTAATTTCGGCCCTAACATCGTCTGTACAATTAATTGTTCCATTGAATTCACGATAGAATTTTGGAACATTGATATAACCATACTTACCTTTAACACCATCAAGTTCAAGAACAGAAGACTTAGCAAATGAAGCTCCGATCTTTACAACATCACGAGTAATACCAATTGTCTTTCTTGTTCCGTCTGCTTTTTTAACGTGTAGGCGAACAACAGTTCCTTTCTTACCTCTAATATAGCGAACAGCATCGTCAACTCTCATCCCTACGAGATCAACAGGCTCTTCTTTTGAATCACCTTCACTTACAGCAAGAATAAGATCATCAACTTCAAGTTCTTTTTGACGCCAAGCTGCTCCACCAGGAACGATCTCAACAACTTTGATATATCCTTCATCTTCAGATAAAACGGCACCAATCCCTTCAAGTTGACCTGACATATCAATATCAAAATCTTCTTTCTTCTTTGGAGCTAGGTAGGCCGTATGTGGATCAAATACAGCACCAATTGAGTTATAAAAAATTTCCATATAATCTTCACGTCTCTCTTTTAATAGTCTTTCAAAATAGAGACGGTATTTTTTATCAATTGCTTCATGTGCCTTAGCTAGAATTTCTTTTTCCGTTAAGATTTTTTCAGACTCTAGCTTCTTTTTTGATTTCTTTTCTTTTTTATCTTTATCTTTCTTATTTTTTCCATTTTTAAGATCTTCTTGATCTTCTTTGATAGAAATATAACGTGCCATTACCGATTGCTTGAAAGTTAAGCGCCAGTTCTTTTCAAACTCACTCTTATCCTTTGCAAAGTGTCTTTTTTCAGGGTCAAGTTCAATAACTTCATTTCCTCTGAAGTTAAACTTATTTTCCTTAAAAAGCTTCTTACGTAACTCGTCTGCTTGGTTGATTCGATCAACCTTAATCTTCATGGCATCCAGAACTAACTTATAATTTCCAGAACGCATTTCATCGTCCATAAGAAGTTCATATTTTTCAAGTTTTTTGACATCAGACTTGTATAGGAATTGCTTAGAGAAATCTATTTTCTTAATGAATTCTTGAAAAGCATTTTTTGATAAGTCGTTATTAACTTTCAACTTTTTATAATGAAGTTGCTCAAGGACTTCGATTAAACGATTTCCTAAGACTTGATCTTTATTGATACTAAAAAGGCCATTCTCTGCATGAAGCGCAAGTGGCGTTGACAACAAGGCAAGACCTAATACTAGGCCAAAAGTAGTTCTTAATTTCTTGTGCATTGAAGCTCCGATTCTAATAAAATTAGGTAGTTCCTAACCTCTATTTTAAAGCTTCTTATTAGTTTATGAAAGGACAATATATCAGGAATAAATTACTCGCCCATTAGCGAATGTCATTTTTGTGTAAAGTTCCCTTCAATGTCATAGCGATACACTTCAGCATTATTGACACAATCTCTAATCAGTTGATGCATATCGTGCTCTTCCATAAATTCCATAAAGTATTTTATATCTGCTTTAATCACTGGGTGCTTTGGCGCAAACATAGAACACGCATCATCATGTGGAATAATCGATGTCTCGAAAGTTCCAATTTCTTTTGCATAAGAGATAATATCAATTTTATTCATACCTACTAAAGGCCTTAGTGTTAACATCGGACAAGAACGATCAAGTACACTCATATTATGAATTGTTTGACTCGAAACTTGAGCAAGCGCATCTCCCATAACGAGAGCATTTGCCTTTACTCTCCTTGCTAGATAGGCCGATGCATCCATCATTAACTTTCTAAAAAATAATGTGCGGTAATCTTCTTTACAATGTTTTGCAAGATAGTTTTGAATATCACCAAAAGGAAGGACATAGAGTTTGATTCCATCATTTTGAAAACGAGATAGACTCTTACCAAGTTCAATAATCTTATCTTTTACTTCTTCACCCACATAAGGATAGGCCCAGAAAAATGCGAAAGTTTGTCTCATTCCACGTCGTGCCATCATATATGAAGCAACAGGAGAATCGATCCCACCAGAAAGAAGTGTCACGCCGTGACCACTTGTTCCAACAGGAAGTCCACCAACACAAGGAATCTTCTCCCATGAGAGATAGATTTCTTCATTCATGATTTTTATATCAACCATGATATCTGGATTGCGAACATCAACTTTAAGATCAGTATTTTTTAATAAGGCCGTGGCCATGTAGCGATTAATTTCATCACTATTTTTAGGAAATTGTTTTAATGCTCTTTTAGTATGAACTTTAAATGTTTTTACATTTTCAAGGGCACCAATTTCTTTAACGGCCAGCTCACAAACATAATCAAGATCAAGTGGACAGCTTCTCATTGGAGTAACAGAACTTAACCCTGGAACCCAACGAAGACGATCAATTAGCTCATCGCTAAATGGCTCCTCACTTTCTACAACAAGTCTTTGTTGATTATTCTTTAATTTCCAACTCGTGTGATGAAACTTACTAAAGATTGGTGAAAGATTTGATTGCAGCTTACGATAGTAATTCTTGCGATTCTTTCCCTTTAGCCATAATTCATCAACAGTTAAAATTAAACTCTTATACATATTTAGTCCTACTTAATTAAAAAACCAATTTCATCTATCACTTGCTTAAATCCATCTAACATTGCATCCACCTCTTCTTTCGTCGTGGACTTACCTAATGAGATACGAAGGATATTCTTATGATATTTCTCATCAATACCAAGGCCTACAAATAAAGGATTCTTTCCCTTTATCTTTGCCGAACATGCAGTTGAAGAAGAGATCATAATTTGCTTCATTTCTAAATGGCGCATTAGAACGTCACTTGCAATACCTGCAAATTGAACACACAAAATATAAGGAGAAGTATTACGCTCTTCAAATGGATAACTGATATTATTGTGAAACGAAGCTAGCTTCGTTTTTATTTCTTCTTTTAGCTCACTAACTCGGGCCATATTCTTATCTAAGTCAGCAAAGGAAAGCTCGCATGCTTTAGCAAGTGCTAAGATAAGTGAAGTCGCTGGAGTTGAGGCTCGTAGCCCCTTTTCGTGTCCACCACCTCGTAAGTAGCGCTTAAGTTTTTCACTTAGACTTGAGCGATAAATTAGCCCAGCGATACCGCGCGGACCTCCCATTTTATGGGCCCCGAATGATACAAAATCAATTTGTGAATTCTTAAGAGTGAATGGAACTTTACCAAAGCCTTGAGTGGCATCAACATGAACAAGACAACTCTTATTCTTCTCTTTTACTTTTTGGGTAATTGATTCTACATCAAATAATTGTCCAGACTGAGAATTGACAAGGCTTATGCAAACGAGCTTTGTCGTGTCATTAACGGCATCAACAATTTCATCTATTGATCTTAGGCCTTCACCACCATCAATAACCTTAGTAACAGATGGATGATCTCCAGCAAGGTAGACAATCCCATCCTCAATACTTCTAATAACCTGGTTATTTGACTCCGTAGCAGAAGAAGTAAAAATGATTTCAAATTGTCCCTCTCCAGAAAGTCCTAAACCTTTTAAGATTTCTTGGCGGGCATTTTCGATTTTTTTAGCGCAGGCCTTTCCAGCTGCGTGCTTGGCCGCAGGATTTGGGTAATCTAATTCAAAACTCTTAGATAGCACTTCCACAACTTCTGGATAAAGCTTTGTGGAGGCCGCGTGATCGAAATAATACATAAGATGCCTTATAACACGAAATAAAAACTAAGTACCCTAAATAACGATATTTTTAGACACTGTCCATAAAATAAACGGCCTAAGGCCCTGAAACCCCGTCTCATCACCCCTGTGAAATTGGCATCGTCGTTGCATATTATTTAGTATGAAAATACGTTACTTCTTACTCATATTAATTGGAGTCTACCACTTTAGTTCAAACGCTTCACAAGCGGCACTGGCAAGTCGTTATCTCTACAATACGCAAGCAAATCTTGAGGAGTTCTCAAGGCTTACTTCACGCGGAATGGGAACATTAGCAAAGAGAAGTCTTTCAAATGGAGAGCAGTATTTAGAGCAGCTTAATCTCATGAAAAATGAGCTAAACCGAGACCAATTAAAGCTATTAAAAGAGCTAGAAAGTGAATTATTAGAAAAGAAGAAACTTACCACAGAAACAATTAGTACCTGTGATTACCGAAATATTGAGCACTTTAAAGAATTAGAAAGATTAAAGGAGCTTAAGGCCCGCGGCGAGATTCTAAGCTTTAACGGACATAAAAAACTCTATATTTTAAAGACCCTAGAGGTGCGAAATTGTAAGCAATTTGCCACTTGGATGGAAAACTTTAACGAAATCTCTGTATAATGTTCAAAAATTAGCTATGCGTCATGATTTTGAGGATTTAATTTCCTAACATCAAATCATGAAGAAACTTATTCAAAATTCGATACTTACACTTCTTATTTCCACTTTCTCAACTGCAGGGCTTGCAGCTGAGACAATCCTAATTTCTGATATCGACGATACAATTAAAATTGGTCATATCAGAGATAAGATCGATACCGTAAAGAATGCATTCAAGGTCAATAATATCTTTCTAGGAATGGCAGATCTTTATCATATTATTAAGGATCGAACTGGAGCAGAAGTTTACTATCTTACAAATGCTCCAGAAGAATTAATGAAGTGGTCTCATTCAACTCTTTTATATCTTGGTGACTTTCCACAAGGAAGTCTTGAGATTAGGCCAATTAAGGTATCAACTAAAGTATTTAAAGCACAAAGGCTAAGAGAATTAATTGAAAGAGAAGATCCGAAAAATGTAATTCTAGTTGGTGATAACGGAGAGCATGACAATACTTTCTATCACGATATTGCTCAAGAGTATCCAGAAGTTAAATTCTATACGTATATTAGAGCTGCATACCACTTTGACGAGAGCAATGCTCTTTATCCAGACCAAAGAAGTTTTGTGACACCATTTGAAATTGCAGACAATCTGTATCAAAGAGATGTCATTGAAAAAAGAGACTCTCAGGAACTTCTTGATCTCCACCTAAAAGACTTTATGAGAGAAACAAATGTAGATGATGATGGACCAATGTACATACCAGCATGGCTTCGTTGTCGTGGACACAAAAGAAGTTTCTGGTCGATCTTTAGAAGTACTCTACCAAGTAAGCTAACAAAGAAAATTAATTATATCTGTAATAAATATTAGTCCTGTGAGCAGGGACTAAAATAGTGATTCGAAGCTTTTTATCCATTTCCTTATAAAAAGCTTCGAATCTCATTTCGATTAACTCTTGAAAAGTGTCTCGTATCAACAGGAACTTCTCCAAAACGAATCTCAACATTTCCTAAGTTCCACTTGGCAATAAATTCACCTACAGCGTCTTTTGAGCTCTCCTGTCCCTCGACAAGACATAAGACCTTTGTATCAACTTGAACAAATGCAACACGAGAGATTCCATCAACTTTGGCCAATTCATTTTCAAGATGAAATGTAGGAATTAATTTTTCATCTATCTTCAGACAATCTTTTAATCTTCCTAAGAGATAAATTTTATTATCTTTAAGATAACCCACATCCCCAGTTAAATGCCAAAGAGTCCCGTTCTCATCTCTATGCTTTGTGGTTTTATTTGCTGGATGATTATCAATATATTCTTTAATTACATGGGGCCCACTTAAACATATCTCACCCCACTGCACATCTTGATTAAAGTCAAAGGCATTATCAACTTCTTTAATTTCTACATCTAAAACATCGATGACTTGACCGAGTCTAAGCCCCACACCATCATTGTTAATATACTCATCAATAGGAGTGAAACTTATAGGTTCCACTTCAGTTGAGCCATAAATGATATGGATTTCAACTTGTGAAGAAGCTGACTTAAAGGCATTTAAGACAATACTTGCATCCTTTGTCGTTATCTCTGCCCCACCGATGATAATACTTCTAAGGCTTGGAATTTTTATCTCATTTTCACTTATGTACTTGGCAAGTTTTTTAATGATCATAGGAGTAGCACTAAAGCGCGTAACACCATATTGATTCATTTGTTTTACAACTCTTTCAGGTTCAAACTCTCTAATTTTTCTAAAGTCCATATCAGGAAAGATTGTGGTTATTCCAAGTCCTAAATTCTGCAGAACAAGAGTTGGAAAAAATGGCATATCCACTTCATCGTCTTTGTGAAGCCAAAAATATTCAGATACTATTTTTTGGGATAAAAAGATATCAAGACTTCGATTTGCGGCCTTAGGCCTTCCTGTTGAGCCACTTGTAAAAGAAATAAGAACCGGAGCATCTGATTGGAGAGGAACTTGTTTAAACTCCAATGTTGGATCTTCTTTTATCTTAGTTAATTGAGTTGAAAAAAGACAACTTTGATCAAAAGTAAAACGCTTCATCTTCCAAAGAGCTGGTAGAAAAGGTGTCCACTTGAGAAGCTCTTTTACTGAAATGATTGCCTGTGCATTAGCATCCACGAGGGCCTGCTTTAACTTCTCTTTAGGCATTGTAGAATCAACAGACACCACAACTAGTCCCAAATAAAAAATAGCACACATGAGTTGATAGAGTTCCAGTCGAAGAGGCATAATAACAATTATGCGATCCCCTTTCTTTAGGCCTTGAGACTCTAGTGTCTTGATCCATGCTCCAACTTCTTTCATGAAGTCTTCATAATTAAGATCTTGGCCTTGATAAACAAGACAGCGCTTATTTAACTGAGAGCGAAAATGCTCGTCTAAATAATGGCAGCCATTTATTGGTATCCCCGAGTACCCCAGAGTTTTCCTTATATCCTCAATTTTTTTCATATGATAATATTAAATGAAATCTATTAAAAAGTAATGTTGGGTAGGAAATGTATCTATTAACGAAATCGCAAGCATTGCTTGCAACAACGAATGACATTGGTGGAAAGGCTTTTAATTTAGCTAAACTTGAGAAGTGTAAAGTACAGACCCCTGATTGGTTTTGTCTCTCTACTCATTATTTTCAAACATTGATTGACAAAAATGATAAGCTAAAGAGTCTTATTGATGATTATACAAGATTAGAAAATCTCGACTCACTAAAGCAATTGATCGCGGCCATTTATAGTGAAATTGATAAATGTGAAATTGATATAATTGAAGATGTCATGGCCCATGTTAATGGAGAGCTCCACTACGCTATAAGAAGTTCTGCAGCTGATGAAGATGGAAGTCATTTCTCATTTGCAGGACAACTGGAGTCATTCCTCTACGTCCAAGGTAAAGATAGAATCGCTCAGGCCATTCGAAACTGCTTTAAAAGTAACTTTTCACTAACTGCACTTACATATCGATTTAAGAATAATATTCATCATACAACACCCAAGATGGCCGTTATCATTCAAGAAATGATTGATCCTCAAAAGTCGGGTGTTCTCTTTACTGCAAACCCTATAAATGGGCACAGAGATGAAATGCTAATTTCAGCAAACTTCGGTCAAGGTGAAGGTGTTGTAAGTGGTGAATGTAATACTGATGAATTCACTATTGATGATCGCGACGTGATTAAAAGTGAAATTAGAGAAAAAGATTTCAAGATCATCGCTGACTTTGAAAATAAGACCACAAAGAAAATCGATGTAGAAAAAGATGAAGTTAAATCACCGGTCTTATCTCATGATGAAATAAGAGCAATTAGAGAACTTGCCTTTTCTATCCTTAAAATTAAAAAGAAGCCTCAAGATATAGAGTTTTGTATTCAAGATGGTGAAATCTACATAGTACAAACAAGAGATATTACCTCTTTACCTATGGATAAAAGACATGAATTTATGAATGTCTTTGATAACTCAAATATTCAAGAATCTTTTAATGGTGTTACAACTCCCCTTACTTTCTCATATGCATCTAAAATGTACTTCAAGGTTTATCATCAACTTCTAGGTCTAACGGGGCTAAGCGAGAAAGAACTAAAGAAACACGAAAAACGACATAAGAATATGATTGCGCTTATCAATGGGCGCGTCTTTTATAATATTCAATCATGGTACAAAGGCCTTTTACTACTTCCATCTTTTAAACAATCAAAAGGTGATATGGAAAAGATGATGGGAATTACAGATCCAGTCGACTTTATCGAAGATAAGGACCTTTCATTTTCCCAGCGCATGGCCATGATACCAAATATGATTAAATCTTTTGGTAGCCTACTGTGGTATTTTTCTAAAATAGATAAGGTCGTTGCTGATTTTATGGATGGCTTCTACGAAGTATATAATAAAATCGACTTTTCAAAGCTTAATCGTCTTAACCTTACACAGCTCTACGATCTAACTGAAGAGCTGGATCAGAAAATCACTGAAAAATGGCATGCCCCTCTCATCAATGACTTCTACGTTATGATGATGAATGGAAAGATGTATCGTTGGATGGATAAATTAGGCTATGAAAATCCAGATCTTGTTCTAGGAAATCTCCTCTCTGGTGAGTCTGATATTGCTTCAACACAGCCAACTAAGGAATTACTAAAAATAAGTGATGAGATAAAAAAGTGGGACAATACTCTTATTGATGAATTTCTTAAAGTTGAAAATAAGAATGTCTTAGACTTTATCTATTTGAATGATAAGAAGGTTTATCAAATGTGCTTAGATTATATTGAGGCCTTTGGTGATCGTACAATTGGAGAATTAAAACTTGAAAGTCTTTCTCTACGTGAAGATCCAAGTTTCTTAATAAATATTTTAAAGAATTATGTCGTTAAAAAGAGCTTAGGATATGAAACCTTCATTGCTGGCGAAGTCGAATTAAGAGAAAGTGAAGAAAAGAAAGTTGCTCCTGTTGTAAAAAAGAAATTATCATTCTTTGCAAGAAAGCGCTTCTATAAGGACCTTGCAAAGCTACGTAAGGCGATTCGCTACCGCGAAAATACAAGACTACTTCGTACAAAATCATTTGGTATTTCCCGTCAAATTTATCGAGAAATGGGAAATCAAATGGCCTCTTTTGAGCTTATTAATTCACCAGAAGATATTTTCTTTTTAACTTTAAGTGAAATTGAAGAATTAAAAGATGCAAGGATTGTGCAAACACGATTAAAAGACTTAATTGAACTTAGAA
This sequence is a window from Halobacteriovorax vibrionivorans. Protein-coding genes within it:
- a CDS encoding AMP-binding protein is translated as MKKIEDIRKTLGYSGIPINGCHYLDEHFRSQLNKRCLVYQGQDLNYEDFMKEVGAWIKTLESQGLKKGDRIIVIMPLRLELYQLMCAIFYLGLVVVSVDSTMPKEKLKQALVDANAQAIISVKELLKWTPFLPALWKMKRFTFDQSCLFSTQLTKIKEDPTLEFKQVPLQSDAPVLISFTSGSTGRPKAANRSLDIFLSQKIVSEYFWLHKDDEVDMPFFPTLVLQNLGLGITTIFPDMDFRKIREFEPERVVKQMNQYGVTRFSATPMIIKKLAKYISENEIKIPSLRSIIIGGAEITTKDASIVLNAFKSASSQVEIHIIYGSTEVEPISFTPIDEYINNDGVGLRLGQVIDVLDVEIKEVDNAFDFNQDVQWGEICLSGPHVIKEYIDNHPANKTTKHRDENGTLWHLTGDVGYLKDNKIYLLGRLKDCLKIDEKLIPTFHLENELAKVDGISRVAFVQVDTKVLCLVEGQESSKDAVGEFIAKWNLGNVEIRFGEVPVDTRHFSRVNRNEIRSFL
- a CDS encoding cysteine desulfurase family protein; this encodes MYYFDHAASTKLYPEVVEVLSKSFELDYPNPAAKHAAGKACAKKIENARQEILKGLGLSGEGQFEIIFTSSATESNNQVIRSIEDGIVYLAGDHPSVTKVIDGGEGLRSIDEIVDAVNDTTKLVCISLVNSQSGQLFDVESITQKVKEKNKSCLVHVDATQGFGKVPFTLKNSQIDFVSFGAHKMGGPRGIAGLIYRSSLSEKLKRYLRGGGHEKGLRASTPATSLILALAKACELSFADLDKNMARVSELKEEIKTKLASFHNNISYPFEERNTSPYILCVQFAGIASDVLMRHLEMKQIMISSSTACSAKIKGKNPLFVGLGIDEKYHKNILRISLGKSTTKEEVDAMLDGFKQVIDEIGFLIK
- a CDS encoding phosphatase domain-containing protein, giving the protein MKKLIQNSILTLLISTFSTAGLAAETILISDIDDTIKIGHIRDKIDTVKNAFKVNNIFLGMADLYHIIKDRTGAEVYYLTNAPEELMKWSHSTLLYLGDFPQGSLEIRPIKVSTKVFKAQRLRELIEREDPKNVILVGDNGEHDNTFYHDIAQEYPEVKFYTYIRAAYHFDESNALYPDQRSFVTPFEIADNLYQRDVIEKRDSQELLDLHLKDFMRETNVDDDGPMYIPAWLRCRGHKRSFWSIFRSTLPSKLTKKINYICNKY
- the thiI gene encoding tRNA uracil 4-sulfurtransferase ThiI, producing MYKSLILTVDELWLKGKNRKNYYRKLQSNLSPIFSKFHHTSWKLKNNQQRLVVESEEPFSDELIDRLRWVPGLSSVTPMRSCPLDLDYVCELAVKEIGALENVKTFKVHTKRALKQFPKNSDEINRYMATALLKNTDLKVDVRNPDIMVDIKIMNEEIYLSWEKIPCVGGLPVGTSGHGVTLLSGGIDSPVASYMMARRGMRQTFAFFWAYPYVGEEVKDKIIELGKSLSRFQNDGIKLYVLPFGDIQNYLAKHCKEDYRTLFFRKLMMDASAYLARRVKANALVMGDALAQVSSQTIHNMSVLDRSCPMLTLRPLVGMNKIDIISYAKEIGTFETSIIPHDDACSMFAPKHPVIKADIKYFMEFMEEHDMHQLIRDCVNNAEVYRYDIEGNFTQK
- a CDS encoding PEP/pyruvate-binding domain-containing protein, with the translated sequence MYLLTKSQALLATTNDIGGKAFNLAKLEKCKVQTPDWFCLSTHYFQTLIDKNDKLKSLIDDYTRLENLDSLKQLIAAIYSEIDKCEIDIIEDVMAHVNGELHYAIRSSAADEDGSHFSFAGQLESFLYVQGKDRIAQAIRNCFKSNFSLTALTYRFKNNIHHTTPKMAVIIQEMIDPQKSGVLFTANPINGHRDEMLISANFGQGEGVVSGECNTDEFTIDDRDVIKSEIREKDFKIIADFENKTTKKIDVEKDEVKSPVLSHDEIRAIRELAFSILKIKKKPQDIEFCIQDGEIYIVQTRDITSLPMDKRHEFMNVFDNSNIQESFNGVTTPLTFSYASKMYFKVYHQLLGLTGLSEKELKKHEKRHKNMIALINGRVFYNIQSWYKGLLLLPSFKQSKGDMEKMMGITDPVDFIEDKDLSFSQRMAMIPNMIKSFGSLLWYFSKIDKVVADFMDGFYEVYNKIDFSKLNRLNLTQLYDLTEELDQKITEKWHAPLINDFYVMMMNGKMYRWMDKLGYENPDLVLGNLLSGESDIASTQPTKELLKISDEIKKWDNTLIDEFLKVENKNVLDFIYLNDKKVYQMCLDYIEAFGDRTIGELKLESLSLREDPSFLINILKNYVVKKSLGYETFIAGEVELRESEEKKVAPVVKKKLSFFARKRFYKDLAKLRKAIRYRENTRLLRTKSFGISRQIYREMGNQMASFELINSPEDIFFLTLSEIEELKDARIVQTRLKDLIELRKAEYESYENDEPGHHFKTFGFVHAGNDFIYEGHTEIDPDGALKGIGCYPGQINGEVALLFKPDEGIDVNDKILCTVRTDPGWAPLFPSIKGLLVEKGSTLSHSAVIARELKIPTIVGIPGITKIIENGDEIEMDCERGIVKIVK
- a CDS encoding carboxy terminal-processing peptidase, whose protein sequence is MHKKLRTTFGLVLGLALLSTPLALHAENGLFSINKDQVLGNRLIEVLEQLHYKKLKVNNDLSKNAFQEFIKKIDFSKQFLYKSDVKKLEKYELLMDDEMRSGNYKLVLDAMKIKVDRINQADELRKKLFKENKFNFRGNEVIELDPEKRHFAKDKSEFEKNWRLTFKQSVMARYISIKEDQEDLKNGKNKKDKDKKEKKSKKKLESEKILTEKEILAKAHEAIDKKYRLYFERLLKERREDYMEIFYNSIGAVFDPHTAYLAPKKKEDFDIDMSGQLEGIGAVLSEDEGYIKVVEIVPGGAAWRQKELEVDDLILAVSEGDSKEEPVDLVGMRVDDAVRYIRGKKGTVVRLHVKKADGTRKTIGITRDVVKIGASFAKSSVLELDGVKGKYGYINVPKFYREFNGTINCTDDVRAEIKRLKKQKVNGIILDLRNNGGGALTDAQLMSGLFIKKGPIVQTKNYMHQVETLADTDPEVEYDGPLIVMVNRYSASASEILAAAMQDYKRAVVVGGEVTHGKGTVQVVYNLDQGLDKMLGEKFGALKLTIQKFYRITGGSTQYKGVTPDIVIPDPMAYAENREQDLTYSLKWDQIKPKKFQKWTKHQYDLKKLISNSKKRVAKNDRLQKVQESVDYLRKRRKDTKLKLNIDSWMKEEEANKKKLEELKLDEENTKLTITHFEESLKSHETVKKGEEKQWKDDFKQRKEEWVSSLRKDAGLEEAIHIMRDMIDQLKK